TGGGTGGTGGAGCTGCTCCAGCAGCGCCTGTTCATCCGCGTGGTCAGCGACCTGAGCCACCGGCTGCCCCGGGTTCACGCGCGGGCGATGGATCGAGCGCATGGCCCCGAACTCGTCAACCGCTTCTTCGACGTCGTCACCATCCAGAAGGCCAGCGCCACCCTGTTGCTCGAGGGTCTATCGGTGGTGCTCCAGACGGGCATCGGCCTGCTGATGCTGGCGTTCTACCATCCGCTGCTGTTGGCCTTCGACTTCTTCCTCCTGCTGTCGGTGGCGGGCATCCTCTTGGGCTATGGACGCTCGGCGGCCGCGGCGGGTCTCAAGGAGTCCAAGGCCAAGTACGCCGTGGCCGCCTGGCTCCAGGAGCTGGTGCGCCACCCCATCACCTTCCGCCAGCACGGCGCGGCCGCCCATGCCCTGGAACGCGCCGACACGCTCGCCCGCGACTGGCTGGGCCTTCGACGCAAGCACTTCAAGTACCTGTTCCGGCAGGTGCTTGGCGCCCTGGGCCTGCAGGCGGTGGCGAGCGCGCTGCTGCTGGGCCTGGGCGGCTGGCTCGTCATCGACCGGCAGCTCTCCCTCGGCCAGCTCGTCGCCGCCGAGCTGATCGTCACCGCGGTCCTGGCCGCCTTCGCCAAGTTCGGCAAGCACCTGGAGGCCTATTACGATCTGCTGGCGGCCTCGGACAAGCTGGGCCAGCTCGTGGATCTGCCCCTGGAGCAGGCTACCGGGGAGAGCCATCCGCCCCCGTCCGGGCCCGCGAGCCTGGAGCTGCGCGACGTGAGGTTCCACTACCGCGAGGACGCGCCCGTGCTGCGCGGCGTCAGCCTCGAGGTGCGGGCCGGCCAGAAGGTGGTCCTCACGGGTGACACCGCCGGGGGCAAGAGCACCCTGGTGGACCTGCTCTACGGCCTGCGCCTGCCCACGCGTGGCCGCATCCTGCTCAACGGTACCGACACGCGTGACCTGTCACTCGCCACGCTTCGCCGGGACGTGGCGCTCGTCAAGGCGCCGGAGCTCTTCGCCGGCACGCTCGTGGACAACGTCCGGATGGGACAGCCCACCTTGACCCTGAGCCAGGTGCGTCAGGTGCTCGAGTCGGTGGGTCTGGGAGACGTGCTCGCCCAGCTTCCGGACGGACTCCACACGCCCCTCACCACGGGCGGCCTGCCCCTGTCCTCGGGACAGGCGGTGCTGGTGCATCTGGCGCGCGCGCTCGCGCTCCGTCCGCGCCTGCTCATCCTCGACGAGGTGCTGGACACGCTCGACACGCGCACCCGGGGCCGCGTGCTCCAGACCCTGCTGGCGCCCGATGCCCCCTGGACCCTGCTCCTCATCACCCACCAGCCGGAGCTGCTCGGCCAGTGCGAGCGCGCCCTCGTGCTGAGCGACGGCCAGCTCCACCCCCTGAATCCCGAGTCCCGAAACCACGAGGCGCTTCCTTCTTGAACCCGCGTCCGACCATGAATCCGACCTCCTCCCCCACCCTGCCCTCGCTGCCCGCCATGCGCCTGGTGCGCCACAGCACCCGGGTGGCTCGCACGGTGGCCCGGGTGCTGATGCTGACGCTGCTGCTCGGTGTGCTCGCCCTGCTGGTGGCCCCCTGGCAGCAGAACATCACCGGCCACGGCCGTGT
Above is a window of Cystobacter fuscus DNA encoding:
- a CDS encoding peptidase domain-containing ABC transporter; amino-acid sequence: MSDQTSSPTITPTRGEPPMPAGQGPSESASDVLEAVLTELAHTAGLEPGHGTVRGALQDAGRHDPGSLADTWSRHLQHAGLALGLTLTLMRRPLEEVLREGGHQGPLATVSVSEQGARWLLIDTWETSRVHVRTNLLSEGQAWLAHRELSALLAAWGPAPITWVIAEESESLQALRGEANQTPSPFARVRELVRLEAADLRAVLVYAVGVGLFALTTPIAVQSLVNTVAFGALLQPLVVLSILLLGGLVFAGGLRAMQYWVVELLQQRLFIRVVSDLSHRLPRVHARAMDRAHGPELVNRFFDVVTIQKASATLLLEGLSVVLQTGIGLLMLAFYHPLLLAFDFFLLLSVAGILLGYGRSAAAAGLKESKAKYAVAAWLQELVRHPITFRQHGAAAHALERADTLARDWLGLRRKHFKYLFRQVLGALGLQAVASALLLGLGGWLVIDRQLSLGQLVAAELIVTAVLAAFAKFGKHLEAYYDLLAASDKLGQLVDLPLEQATGESHPPPSGPASLELRDVRFHYREDAPVLRGVSLEVRAGQKVVLTGDTAGGKSTLVDLLYGLRLPTRGRILLNGTDTRDLSLATLRRDVALVKAPELFAGTLVDNVRMGQPTLTLSQVRQVLESVGLGDVLAQLPDGLHTPLTTGGLPLSSGQAVLVHLARALALRPRLLILDEVLDTLDTRTRGRVLQTLLAPDAPWTLLLITHQPELLGQCERALVLSDGQLHPLNPESRNHEALPS